From the genome of Numida meleagris isolate 19003 breed g44 Domestic line chromosome 32, NumMel1.0, whole genome shotgun sequence, one region includes:
- the LOC110389220 gene encoding tubulin alpha-1A chain-like, which yields MRECISIHVGQAGVQIGNACWELYCLEHGIQPDGQMPSDKTIGGGDDSFNTFFSETGAGKHVPRAIFVDLEPTVIDEVRTGTYRQLFHPEQLITGKEDAANNYARGHYTIGKEIIDLVLDRIRKLADQCTGLQGFLVFHSFGGGTGSGFTSLLMERLSVDYGKKSKLEFSIYPAPQVSTAVVEPYNSILTTHTTLEHSDCAFMVDNEAIYDICRRNLDIERPTYTNLNRLIGQIVSSITASLRFDGALNVDLTEFQTNLVPYPRIHFPLATYAPVISAEKAYHEQLSVAEITNACFEPANQMVKCDPRHGKYMACCLLYRGDVVPKDVNAAIATIKTKRSIQFVDWCPTGFKVGINYQPPTVVPGGDLAKVQRAVCMLSNTTAIAEAWARLDHKFDLMYAKRAFVHWYVGEGMEEGEFSEAREDMAALEKDYEEVGADSVEGEEDGEEY from the exons ATG CGTGAGTGCATCTCCATCCACGTGGGCCAAGCGGGCGTGCAGATCGGCAatgcctgctgggagctgtacTGCCTGGAGCACGGCATCCAGCCCGACGGGCAGATGCCCAGCGACAAGACCATCGGCGGGGGGGACGACTCCTTCAACACCTTCTTCAGCGAGACGGGGGCCGGCAAGCACGTGCCCCGCGCCATCTTCGTGGACCTGGAGCCCACGGTGATCG ACGAGGTGCGCACGGGGACGTACCGGCAGCTCTTCCACCCCGAGCAGCTGATCACGGGCAAGGAGGATGCGGCCAACAACTACGCCCGGGGGCACTACACCATCGGCAAGGAGATCATTGACCTGGTGCTGGACCGCATCCGCAAGCTG GCTGACCAGTgcacggggctgcagggctTCCTGGTGTTCCACAGCTTCGGGGGCGGCACCGGCTCCGGCTTCACCTCGCTGCTGATGGAGCGCCTCTCGGTCGACTACGGCAAGAAGTCCAAGCTGGAGTTCTCCATCTACCCGGCCCCGCAGGTGTCCACGGCCGTGGTGGAGCCCTACAACTCCATCCTCACCACCCACACCACGCTGGAGCACTCCGACTGCGCCTTCATGGTGGACAACGAGGCCATCTACGACATCTGCCGCAGGAACCTGGACATCGAGCGGCCCACCTACACCAACCTGAACCGGCTGATCGGGCAGATCGTGTCCTCCATCACGGCCTCGCTGCGCTTCGACGGGGCTCTGAACGTCGACCTGACGGAGTTCCAGACCAACCTGGTGCCGTACCCCCGCATCCACTTCCCTCTGGCCACGTACGCCCCGGTGATCTCCGCTGAGAAGGCGTACCACGAGCAGCTGTCGGTGGCCGAGATCACCAACGCGTGCTTCGAGCCGGCCAACCAGATGGTGAAGTGCGACCCGCGGCACGGCAAGTACATGGCGTGCTGCCTGCTGTACCGCGGGGACGTGGTGCCCAAAGACGTCAACGCCGCCATCGCCACCATCAAGACCAAGCGTAGCATCCAGTTTGTGGACTGGTGCCCGACTGGTTTCAAGGTGGGCATCAACTACCAGCCGCCCACCGTGGTGCCCGGGGGGGACCTGGCCAAGGTGCAGCGCGCCGTGTGCATGCTGAGCAACACCACGGCCATCGCGGAGGCGTGGGCGCGCCTGGACCACAAGTTCGACCTGATGTACGCCAAGCGCGCCTTCGTGCACTGGTACGTGGGGGAGGGCATGGAGGAGGGGGAGTTCTCGGAGGCGCGGGAGGACATGGCCGCCCTGGAGAAGGATTACGAGGAGGTGGGGGCTGACAGCGTGGAGGGCgaggaggatggggaggagTACTGA
- the LOC110389246 gene encoding transmembrane protein 198-like isoform X2 — protein sequence MEPGAPVELRCRLEPRPHYEPGPAVLCALGCVLGLLYGGIGHRCFKAVLFTSGLLLGSGVIFLLCYKERVLETRLSLEVSAGIALAIGALCGLVTALLRSVGLFATGLLLGLLLAAAVLAAAAPLVPPLSPWVPVGVLLGPALLCALLTLRWPKALTTLATAVLGAAVAVACVDYFVEAFALVVHISERLRMEAVGQLCWHSWVVLGAWPALSLLGVLLQQWRPSASRTEPPRSAATAASLSQ from the exons ATGGAGCCTGGAGCCCCCGTGGAGCTGCGCTGCCGCCTGGAGCCACGGCCACACTACGAGCCCGGTCCGGCAGTGCTCTGCGCCCTCGGCTGCGTCCTCGGCCTTCTCTACGGTGGCATTG GCCATCGCTGCTTCAAGGCCGTCCTGTTCACGtcggggctgctgctgggctccggCGTCATCTTCCTGCTGTGCTACAAGGAGCGCGTGCTGGAGACGCGGCTGAGCCTGGAGGTGAGCGCGGGCATCGCCTTGGCCATCGGCGCGCTCTGCGGGCTGGTCACCGCGCTGCTGCGCAGCGTCGGGCTCTTCGCCAccgggctgctgctggggctgctgctggccgcGGCCGTGCTGGCGGCTGCTGCGCCCCTGGTGCCTCCGCTGAGCCCCTGGGTGCCGGTGGGCGTCCTGCTGGGCCCGgcgctgctctgtgccctgctgaCCCTACGCTGGCCCAAAGCGCTGACCACGTTGGCCACCGCCGTCCTCGGCGCGGCCGTGGCGGTGGCGTGCGTGGATTATTTCGTGGAGGCGTTTGCTCTGGTGGTGCACATCTCCGAGAGGCTGCGGATGGAGGCggtggggcagctctgctggcacagctgggtCGTGCTGGGGGCATGGCCGGCGCTCAGCCTGCTCGGCGTCCTGCTGCAGCAATG GAGGCCAAGCGCCAGCAGAACTGAGCCCCCTCGGAGTGCAGCCACTGCCGCCAGCCTATCCCAGTGA
- the LOC110389246 gene encoding transmembrane protein 198-like isoform X1, whose amino-acid sequence MEPGAPVELRCRLEPRPHYEPGPAVLCALGCVLGLLYGGIGHRCFKAVLFTSGLLLGSGVIFLLCYKERVLETRLSLEVSAGIALAIGALCGLVTALLRSVGLFATGLLLGLLLAAAVLAAAAPLVPPLSPWVPVGVLLGPALLCALLTLRWPKALTTLATAVLGAAVAVACVDYFVEAFALVVHISERLRMEAVGQLCWHSWVVLGAWPALSLLGVLLQQCRRPSASRTEPPRSAATAASLSQ is encoded by the exons ATGGAGCCTGGAGCCCCCGTGGAGCTGCGCTGCCGCCTGGAGCCACGGCCACACTACGAGCCCGGTCCGGCAGTGCTCTGCGCCCTCGGCTGCGTCCTCGGCCTTCTCTACGGTGGCATTG GCCATCGCTGCTTCAAGGCCGTCCTGTTCACGtcggggctgctgctgggctccggCGTCATCTTCCTGCTGTGCTACAAGGAGCGCGTGCTGGAGACGCGGCTGAGCCTGGAGGTGAGCGCGGGCATCGCCTTGGCCATCGGCGCGCTCTGCGGGCTGGTCACCGCGCTGCTGCGCAGCGTCGGGCTCTTCGCCAccgggctgctgctggggctgctgctggccgcGGCCGTGCTGGCGGCTGCTGCGCCCCTGGTGCCTCCGCTGAGCCCCTGGGTGCCGGTGGGCGTCCTGCTGGGCCCGgcgctgctctgtgccctgctgaCCCTACGCTGGCCCAAAGCGCTGACCACGTTGGCCACCGCCGTCCTCGGCGCGGCCGTGGCGGTGGCGTGCGTGGATTATTTCGTGGAGGCGTTTGCTCTGGTGGTGCACATCTCCGAGAGGCTGCGGATGGAGGCggtggggcagctctgctggcacagctgggtCGTGCTGGGGGCATGGCCGGCGCTCAGCCTGCTCGGCGTCCTGCTGCAGCAATG CAGGAGGCCAAGCGCCAGCAGAACTGAGCCCCCTCGGAGTGCAGCCACTGCCGCCAGCCTATCCCAGTGA